One window of Botrimarina mediterranea genomic DNA carries:
- a CDS encoding sodium:calcium antiporter — protein MLDLDFKSLPVWGNLAILAIGGSVVWVAGLQLARLAESIALRTGMSRVLAGAMLLGVATSLPEIATTVTAGALGNAPLAVNNLFGGVAMQLAVLALIDFWSVRDGPLTFFSPDPVLLLAGVLLVLQVALAIIAVSAGDVAILAHIGFWPLLLVVIYGMSLYYIENFASLETWTAARLPEKVLQADAPGDDQKESTDASLAWLMALFAFNCVLVLIGGASVSTSADAFSAQTGIGSGFIGATLVAVATSLPEISTTAGAIRLGAYSMAIANILGTNTLEIALLFPADLAYRDGPVMNAVDNSALLMAGLSIVMTALYLWGLLERRDRSILRMGVDSWCVLLTYLAGLGVLYFQSGAAGQSGAPG, from the coding sequence ATGCTTGATTTGGATTTCAAATCGCTTCCTGTTTGGGGAAATCTCGCGATCCTGGCAATCGGGGGATCCGTGGTCTGGGTGGCGGGATTGCAGCTCGCCCGTCTTGCGGAATCGATTGCCTTGCGCACGGGTATGAGCCGGGTGCTGGCCGGCGCGATGCTTTTGGGGGTGGCGACATCGTTGCCCGAGATCGCCACGACGGTGACCGCCGGCGCCCTGGGGAACGCGCCGCTGGCGGTGAACAATCTGTTTGGTGGCGTCGCCATGCAACTGGCGGTACTGGCTTTGATCGACTTCTGGAGCGTCCGCGACGGCCCGCTAACTTTCTTCTCTCCCGACCCGGTCTTGCTGCTCGCTGGCGTGTTGCTGGTGCTGCAGGTCGCATTAGCAATCATCGCCGTCTCAGCGGGAGATGTGGCGATTCTTGCACACATCGGCTTTTGGCCCTTATTGCTGGTCGTGATCTACGGCATGTCGCTGTACTACATCGAGAACTTCGCATCGCTTGAGACATGGACCGCCGCCCGGTTGCCAGAGAAAGTCTTGCAAGCTGACGCTCCAGGAGACGATCAGAAAGAAAGTACCGACGCCTCTTTGGCGTGGTTGATGGCGTTGTTCGCCTTCAATTGCGTCCTCGTCCTGATCGGCGGCGCCTCCGTCTCCACGTCGGCCGACGCATTTTCGGCCCAAACCGGCATCGGCAGTGGATTTATCGGGGCGACACTGGTCGCCGTAGCGACCTCGTTGCCGGAGATCAGCACGACCGCAGGCGCCATTCGGCTCGGCGCCTACTCGATGGCGATCGCCAACATCTTGGGCACCAACACGCTGGAGATTGCTTTGCTGTTTCCGGCCGATCTTGCCTACCGCGATGGCCCCGTGATGAACGCTGTGGATAACTCGGCTCTGTTGATGGCCGGTTTGAGTATCGTCATGACCGCGCTCTACTTGTGGGGGTTGCTGGAACGGCGGGATCGATCGATCCTTCGGATGGGGGTCGATTCATGGTGCGTGCTGTTGACCTACCTGGCGGGCCTAGGAGTCTTGTACTTCCAGTCGGGAGCGGCTGGGCAATCGGGAGCGCCCGGGTGA
- a CDS encoding c-type cytochrome: MKLRLKQRATTLAVFLGLLAMLGSIVVVTGVAPIRASSGHWAITKWFLAFSKNRSVATHSLGIEAPELDDPGRVRRGAGHYETACANCHGSPLRARSPVALAMTPTPPLLSPLVERRKARELYYVVQHGILFAGMPAWPTQQRPDEVWDVVAFLVRLPQIDRDEYARLISQENGLTPLPTADGVATAPLATCTRCHGADGRGGPGGAFPRLVGQPAQYLLESLEAYTAGERHSGVMQTVAAVLTDEERRAFANHFGEMSASSTDATALSGFQEDRDAIARGRQIAEHGLPDANVPSCIDCHGPGELPIADEYPRLAGQPAWYLERQLRLFHTGHRGGTNARLMDPIAAGLPEAMYRDVALYYSSLAAD; encoded by the coding sequence ATGAAACTTCGTCTCAAGCAACGCGCGACGACGCTCGCCGTCTTCCTCGGATTGCTGGCGATGCTCGGTTCGATCGTCGTGGTGACCGGGGTCGCTCCGATCCGGGCGAGCTCGGGCCATTGGGCAATTACGAAGTGGTTCTTGGCGTTCTCGAAAAATCGCTCGGTCGCCACGCACAGCCTGGGAATCGAGGCCCCCGAACTCGATGACCCGGGGCGTGTGCGGCGGGGCGCGGGCCACTACGAGACCGCGTGCGCCAACTGCCACGGCAGCCCCTTGCGCGCGCGATCGCCCGTCGCTCTGGCGATGACGCCGACGCCACCCTTGCTTTCGCCGCTCGTCGAGCGTCGCAAAGCCCGCGAACTCTATTACGTGGTCCAGCACGGCATCCTCTTCGCGGGTATGCCTGCTTGGCCCACTCAGCAGCGGCCCGACGAGGTGTGGGATGTCGTCGCGTTTCTTGTCCGATTGCCGCAGATCGACCGCGATGAGTACGCCCGCCTGATTTCACAAGAGAATGGACTGACGCCGCTTCCCACTGCCGATGGAGTCGCCACGGCGCCGCTCGCAACTTGTACGCGTTGCCACGGCGCCGACGGACGTGGCGGTCCCGGTGGGGCGTTTCCGCGCTTGGTGGGCCAGCCCGCCCAGTACTTGCTCGAATCGTTGGAGGCCTACACCGCCGGCGAGCGCCATAGCGGTGTCATGCAAACCGTCGCGGCGGTGCTCACGGACGAGGAACGCCGCGCCTTCGCGAACCACTTCGGCGAGATGTCGGCGTCGAGCACCGACGCCACGGCCCTGTCAGGGTTTCAAGAGGATAGGGACGCGATCGCTCGCGGGCGTCAGATTGCCGAGCACGGCCTACCCGACGCCAATGTGCCGTCGTGTATCGACTGCCACGGACCGGGTGAACTACCGATTGCGGATGAATATCCACGGCTGGCGGGCCAGCCGGCTTGGTATCTCGAGCGGCAACTCCGCCTTTTCCACACCGGCCACCGTGGCGGCACAAACGCGCGTCTGATGGACCCCATCGCCGCTGGCCTGCCTGAAGCAATGTACCGCGATGTGGCTCTCTATTACTCGTCTCTCGCGGCCGACTAG
- a CDS encoding DUF421 domain-containing protein — translation MEDAFFDSWDGLLRTLAVGVLAYIALVALLRLSGKRTLTKLNAFDLVVTVALGSTLATMLLSKDVALTEGALALALLIGLQYLVTWTSIRLRWFRALIRSEPTLLLHHGRMMSRAMQRERITEGEVLAALRAAGVASVDGVEAVILETDGSLSVVQGPVANVATSLRDVRSIGNRSAG, via the coding sequence GTGGAGGACGCATTCTTTGACAGCTGGGACGGGTTACTACGCACGCTTGCCGTCGGCGTGCTGGCTTACATTGCGCTCGTTGCACTCCTGCGTCTTTCGGGCAAGCGGACACTAACCAAGCTCAATGCGTTCGATCTTGTCGTGACGGTGGCCCTGGGATCAACTCTCGCAACGATGCTTCTCTCGAAAGATGTAGCGTTGACGGAAGGGGCGCTGGCATTAGCGCTGCTTATCGGGCTGCAGTACCTCGTAACCTGGACCAGCATTCGCCTGAGGTGGTTTCGGGCGCTAATCCGCTCAGAACCGACCCTGCTGTTGCATCATGGTAGAATGATGTCGCGGGCAATGCAGCGAGAACGGATCACCGAGGGAGAAGTCCTCGCTGCCCTCCGAGCAGCGGGCGTAGCTTCGGTTGATGGGGTTGAGGCGGTGATTCTGGAGACCGACGGATCGCTGAGTGTGGTGCAGGGGCCGGTCGCAAACGTAGCAACGAGCCTCCGTGACGTTCGCTCCATCGGCAACCGCTCGGCAGGTTGA
- a CDS encoding transmembrane prediction: MMDAPPPNAVPTANESDESLLAIFVSPAVWAAHFMACYITAAVWCEKFAGDSLSLAPVRVAFAVYTLLAVALIVVNGWFGYRRIRGAPEGYGYDTDSAEDRHRFLGYATTLLAGLSLVATLFVAAVALFVETCH, translated from the coding sequence ATGATGGACGCGCCCCCTCCCAACGCCGTACCGACCGCTAATGAAAGCGACGAATCGCTGCTGGCGATCTTTGTCTCGCCGGCGGTCTGGGCCGCGCATTTCATGGCCTGTTACATCACGGCTGCGGTTTGGTGTGAGAAGTTTGCCGGCGACTCACTTTCGCTAGCGCCCGTGCGTGTTGCCTTTGCCGTCTACACCCTCCTGGCCGTCGCTCTTATCGTGGTGAACGGGTGGTTCGGATACCGCCGCATCCGCGGAGCCCCCGAAGGCTACGGCTACGACACCGACAGTGCAGAGGACCGTCACCGCTTCCTTGGATACGCGACCACCCTTCTGGCGGGCCTTAGCCTCGTCGCGACTCTGTTCGTCGCGGCGGTCGCTCTTTTCGTGGAGACTTGTCACTGA
- the coxB gene encoding cytochrome c oxidase subunit II, whose amino-acid sequence MVLPAVVVCGGCQGPQSALSPAGEGAEQIAALFWAMAIGAGMIWLIVIGLAVYVLRIAPYPHDTRSSRQWVIGGGVVVPTLLLTILLMFGLAILPALVRPAPGGSLHVEAVGVRWWWRIIYPTPDGGSFELANEVRLPAGEPVQFDLRSADVIHGFWIPSLGGKVDMIPGRQTRLTLWPTTVGTYRGVCAEYCGASHAKMAFDVVVMPRAEFDTWLRQQAQDAVDPSGSEARRGSEVFLKSGCGACHSVRGTPADGSIAPDLTHLGSRRSLAAGSLENSPDNLRRWITDPQSIKPMAVMPGFHTLSDADLASLIAYLQGLE is encoded by the coding sequence TTGGTCCTGCCGGCAGTTGTGGTATGCGGAGGGTGCCAAGGGCCCCAGTCCGCTCTATCACCGGCGGGCGAGGGCGCCGAGCAGATCGCCGCCCTATTCTGGGCGATGGCGATCGGCGCCGGAATGATCTGGCTGATCGTCATTGGATTGGCCGTCTACGTGCTGCGGATCGCTCCCTACCCGCACGACACGCGGTCTTCACGACAATGGGTGATCGGTGGCGGTGTGGTCGTACCGACCCTTCTGCTAACCATCCTGCTGATGTTCGGCCTGGCGATTTTGCCGGCGCTGGTGCGGCCCGCGCCTGGGGGGAGCCTGCACGTTGAAGCCGTCGGCGTCCGCTGGTGGTGGCGAATCATTTATCCCACGCCCGATGGCGGCTCGTTTGAGCTGGCCAACGAAGTGCGGTTGCCGGCTGGCGAGCCGGTACAGTTTGATTTGCGTAGCGCGGATGTGATTCACGGGTTCTGGATCCCCTCGCTAGGCGGAAAGGTAGACATGATCCCCGGTCGTCAGACACGACTGACGCTCTGGCCCACGACCGTCGGGACCTACCGGGGAGTCTGTGCCGAGTACTGTGGCGCGTCGCATGCGAAGATGGCTTTCGATGTTGTCGTGATGCCACGAGCGGAGTTCGACACTTGGTTGCGACAACAAGCCCAAGACGCCGTCGATCCGTCGGGATCGGAGGCACGCCGCGGAAGTGAGGTGTTCCTTAAGAGCGGCTGCGGCGCCTGCCATTCGGTCCGGGGCACGCCCGCCGACGGTTCGATCGCGCCGGACCTCACGCACCTTGGCAGCCGGAGGAGCCTCGCCGCGGGAAGCCTTGAGAATTCACCCGATAATCTCCGACGCTGGATCACCGATCCGCAAAGCATCAAGCCGATGGCGGTGATGCCCGGCTTTCACACGCTATCGGACGCCGATTTAGCAAGTCTGATCGCCTACCTGCAAGGACTGGAGTGA
- a CDS encoding cytochrome c oxidase assembly protein encodes MRMGLLIAGIAALAVAWLGPFRELAHYAFFGHMLMHMLVVAVAAPLLAFAAAGSRFDPTQRAPALFAPIPASVGELVLVWAWHAPAPHHLARESTWGLIAEQGSFLLAGLWVWLSAFGGDPRRDHGRRAAGVIGLLLTSMHMTLLGALLALAPRPLYSHNTGHETMSALADQQLGGVVMIVVGGVAYLSGGLWLTWELLRSRHDVAEAAP; translated from the coding sequence ATGCGAATGGGACTGCTCATCGCCGGAATCGCAGCACTCGCCGTTGCTTGGTTGGGGCCGTTTCGCGAACTCGCCCACTACGCGTTCTTCGGACACATGCTGATGCACATGCTCGTGGTTGCCGTCGCGGCGCCCCTGCTGGCTTTTGCAGCGGCGGGAAGCCGCTTCGACCCGACCCAGCGAGCGCCCGCGTTGTTTGCGCCGATCCCCGCCTCGGTGGGCGAACTCGTGCTGGTCTGGGCGTGGCACGCCCCGGCGCCGCATCACCTCGCCCGGGAAAGCACTTGGGGATTGATTGCCGAGCAAGGTTCATTCCTGCTCGCCGGCCTGTGGGTGTGGCTTTCCGCCTTTGGCGGAGACCCCCGCCGCGACCATGGGCGCCGCGCCGCGGGGGTGATTGGTCTTCTGCTCACGTCCATGCACATGACGCTGCTCGGCGCCCTGCTCGCGCTAGCGCCCCGACCGCTTTACTCGCATAACACGGGCCATGAGACGATGTCGGCTCTCGCCGATCAGCAGCTGGGTGGCGTTGTCATGATCGTCGTCGGCGGAGTCGCCTACCTGAGCGGCGGCTTGTGGTTAACGTGGGAATTGCTTCGGAGCCGACACGACGTAGCTGAGGCGGCGCCATGA
- the ctaD gene encoding cytochrome c oxidase subunit I, whose amino-acid sequence MNSPADNDAPEGAPKNVQEQRLLETWRTPRGWRYWSAVNNTEVGLWYTVTSGCFFLFAGVLALLMRVQLATPGAEFLSADRYNQIFTMHGSVMMFLFAVPIFEAISILLLPQMMGARDLPFPRLSAYGYYSFLIGGVFVCGSLFFDAAPKGGWFMYPPMTTDYQPGIGADIWLLGLSFIEIASIAAAVELIVGVLKCRPPGMRINLIPLYGWYILVVAGMILFAFPPLIAGDILLEMERAFDWPFFDPSRGGDPMLWQHLFWIFGHPEVYIVFLPSVALMAMIVPTFARTPIVGYGWVVLAAVGTGFLSFGLWVHHMFTTGLPAVTLGVFSAASQAVAIPTGIQLFCFLATLVAGRVVVSVPLLFIFASLATFVFGGLTGVMVAVAPFDLQAHDTYFVVGHLHYVLVGGTIFPLIGGAYYYYPLATAKQLSPRLGKIAFWLLLVGFNITFLPMHWTGLLGMPRRVYTYPAGMGFETLNLISTVGAFVLALGFLVVLWDIVRPKGKEPYAPRNPWDAGTLEWLAEMPLKPWGIRSVPIIKSRYPLWDQEDLVRDIDDGRFYLPDAEEGLRETLVTSVIDARPEQCLRVPGPTFLPMISAAFTGGVFIFGTYHWWTPSLLSGAGAVATILIWLWTGTARAPEKETKNVGLGLELPIYISGPSSVGWWAMFITMLGDATAFISLVFGYFFYWTIHDDFPPETSAGPGVMWPVAGGLLMLLAYGMTIAAWRLNRADRSGVFYFTLGTAALLTVGGAAALYAAPWVTGLDPTRHSYDAIVWLLVGWTVLHALVGVLMQLYCLARRSAGLMTARHDADITNVTLYWHFLALTVALTVGVIAGFPLLSK is encoded by the coding sequence GTGAACAGCCCCGCCGATAACGACGCCCCCGAGGGCGCACCGAAGAACGTCCAAGAGCAACGGCTCCTGGAAACGTGGCGTACGCCGCGCGGTTGGCGTTATTGGTCCGCGGTGAACAACACCGAAGTCGGTCTTTGGTACACGGTCACTTCGGGCTGCTTCTTTCTGTTTGCGGGGGTGCTTGCACTCTTGATGCGGGTGCAACTCGCGACGCCGGGCGCCGAGTTCTTGTCGGCGGACCGGTACAATCAGATCTTCACCATGCACGGCTCGGTGATGATGTTCTTGTTTGCCGTGCCGATCTTCGAAGCGATCTCAATCCTCCTGCTGCCCCAGATGATGGGCGCGCGCGACCTGCCCTTTCCGCGGCTTTCGGCTTACGGCTATTACAGCTTCTTGATCGGTGGGGTGTTCGTTTGCGGCTCGCTGTTTTTCGACGCCGCCCCCAAGGGCGGCTGGTTCATGTACCCGCCGATGACCACCGACTATCAGCCGGGGATCGGGGCCGATATCTGGCTATTGGGTTTGTCGTTCATCGAGATCGCTTCGATCGCCGCGGCGGTGGAGCTCATCGTCGGCGTGCTCAAGTGCCGCCCGCCGGGGATGCGGATCAATCTGATCCCGCTGTACGGGTGGTACATCCTGGTGGTTGCCGGAATGATTCTGTTCGCGTTCCCGCCGCTGATCGCCGGTGACATTCTGCTAGAGATGGAACGCGCCTTCGACTGGCCTTTCTTCGACCCCAGTCGGGGCGGCGATCCAATGCTGTGGCAGCACTTGTTCTGGATCTTCGGCCACCCGGAGGTCTACATCGTGTTCCTGCCGTCCGTCGCGTTGATGGCGATGATTGTGCCTACGTTCGCCCGCACGCCGATCGTGGGCTACGGCTGGGTGGTGCTCGCCGCGGTCGGCACCGGCTTCTTGAGCTTCGGCCTGTGGGTGCACCACATGTTCACCACGGGACTGCCCGCGGTGACACTGGGCGTTTTCTCTGCGGCTTCACAGGCCGTGGCGATCCCCACGGGTATCCAACTGTTTTGCTTCCTCGCAACGCTCGTGGCGGGCAGGGTGGTTGTGTCAGTGCCGCTGCTCTTCATCTTCGCCAGCCTCGCGACGTTTGTCTTCGGCGGCCTGACTGGGGTGATGGTCGCGGTCGCTCCCTTCGATCTCCAGGCTCACGACACTTACTTCGTCGTTGGCCATCTGCACTATGTACTGGTTGGCGGGACGATCTTCCCCCTGATTGGCGGCGCCTACTACTACTACCCCTTGGCTACTGCGAAGCAACTCTCACCGCGCTTGGGAAAGATCGCGTTCTGGCTGCTGCTAGTTGGGTTCAACATCACGTTTCTACCGATGCACTGGACCGGTCTGCTGGGGATGCCCCGGCGGGTCTATACCTATCCGGCAGGAATGGGCTTCGAAACACTAAACTTGATCTCAACGGTCGGCGCCTTCGTGCTGGCCTTGGGCTTTCTGGTGGTGCTGTGGGACATCGTTCGACCGAAGGGCAAAGAGCCCTATGCCCCCCGCAACCCGTGGGACGCCGGGACGCTCGAGTGGCTGGCTGAGATGCCCCTCAAACCGTGGGGCATCCGCTCGGTCCCGATCATCAAGAGCCGCTACCCCCTCTGGGATCAGGAGGATTTGGTCCGTGACATCGACGACGGGCGGTTCTATCTGCCCGACGCTGAGGAAGGGCTACGCGAGACGCTCGTCACGTCGGTGATCGACGCCCGCCCAGAACAGTGCCTACGCGTGCCGGGGCCGACGTTCTTGCCCATGATAAGCGCGGCGTTCACCGGCGGCGTCTTCATCTTCGGCACCTACCACTGGTGGACGCCCTCGTTGCTGAGCGGCGCTGGCGCGGTGGCGACGATCCTCATCTGGCTGTGGACCGGCACAGCGCGAGCACCGGAAAAGGAAACGAAGAACGTCGGCCTTGGCCTAGAGCTCCCGATTTATATTTCGGGGCCCTCGTCCGTGGGTTGGTGGGCCATGTTCATCACCATGCTCGGCGACGCGACGGCGTTCATCTCGCTCGTGTTCGGCTACTTCTTCTACTGGACAATCCACGACGACTTCCCGCCCGAAACGTCGGCGGGTCCCGGCGTCATGTGGCCCGTGGCTGGGGGGCTGCTGATGTTGCTGGCCTACGGGATGACGATCGCCGCATGGCGCCTTAACCGGGCCGATCGAAGCGGCGTCTTCTACTTCACGCTGGGGACCGCCGCCCTGCTGACCGTGGGGGGCGCCGCGGCGCTCTACGCGGCGCCCTGGGTCACCGGTCTCGATCCCACCAGACACTCCTACGACGCGATCGTTTGGCTACTAGTCGGCTGGACGGTCCTGCACGCGTTGGTGGGCGTGTTGATGCAACTCTATTGCCTAGCCCGCCGCAGCGCCGGCCTTATGACCGCGCGACACGACGCCGACATTACCAATGTAACGCTGTACTGGCACTTCCTCGCGCTAACCGTGGCGCTGACGGTCGGCGTTATCGCCGGCTTCCCCTTGCTTTCCAAATGA
- a CDS encoding heavy-metal-associated domain-containing protein yields MQQTYETNLRCQKCLTTIGPLLDAEEGVLNWSVDLDDPKRPLTVDLADKADSDRVVKLMGEAGYQATPVSSPPSKQGASTQSTEPSTGFSLSNYKPLLLVVAYVLGATAIAESIHGEVVWPRAMSYFMGFFFLGFAFFKLLDIPAFADAFSSYDIVAKRNRAYALAYPWIELALGILFVSRTLPILANCLTAIVMAVGLVGVAGAVLRKQTIQCACLGTVFNLPMSVVTIVENSVMLAMAIFMLMRHLTS; encoded by the coding sequence ATGCAGCAGACCTACGAGACCAACCTACGATGCCAGAAGTGCTTGACAACGATCGGGCCTCTGCTTGACGCCGAAGAAGGAGTGCTCAATTGGTCGGTCGATCTCGACGATCCCAAGAGGCCACTCACCGTCGACCTAGCCGATAAGGCAGACAGTGATCGCGTCGTCAAGCTGATGGGAGAGGCCGGCTATCAGGCGACCCCGGTAAGTTCACCGCCGAGTAAGCAGGGCGCCTCGACGCAGAGCACCGAGCCATCGACCGGTTTTTCCCTCTCGAACTACAAGCCTCTACTGTTGGTGGTCGCCTATGTGCTTGGTGCGACTGCAATTGCAGAGTCAATTCACGGCGAGGTCGTTTGGCCGCGGGCGATGAGTTACTTCATGGGCTTTTTCTTCCTCGGCTTCGCCTTCTTCAAGCTCTTGGATATCCCGGCGTTCGCTGATGCCTTCTCAAGCTACGACATTGTGGCGAAGCGTAATCGTGCGTACGCCTTGGCGTACCCATGGATCGAACTCGCACTTGGGATCTTATTCGTCAGCCGCACTCTGCCGATCCTCGCCAACTGCCTAACAGCGATCGTCATGGCGGTAGGGCTCGTGGGCGTCGCCGGCGCTGTCCTCCGCAAACAAACCATCCAATGCGCCTGCCTCGGAACAGTCTTCAACTTGCCGATGTCAGTCGTCACGATCGTCGAGAACAGCGTCATGTTGGCGATGGCGATCTTTATGCTCATGAGGCATCTCACGTCTTGA
- a CDS encoding transketolase produces the protein MTQDERQQLEEVCRLMRVWILESSHAAGSGHPTSSLSALELMAGLFFTGQLHYDASDPGYVNNDRVIFSKGHASPLLYALWAAAGEIAEDDLLTYRDYDSSLEGHATKRFEFAEAATGSLGQGLSIGVGMALSAKQIDRVPYRTYVLLGDSEMTEGSQWEAIQIAAHYELDNLVGMLDVNRLGQRGPTQFGHDLSAYQQRLEAFGWHVEIVEDGHDLDQVETALAFAQKVSGKPMMIIAKTIKGHGVSFLEDEEGFHGKALDDDQLKRALDEIGEVDRSVRGRIAPPKRVELPPLKPLPAGPLEYAVGDSHATRDGYGSALKRLAPVLPHLVALDGEVSNSTRADVLRDAYPERFFEMFIAEQNMAGVALGMALRGKTPFVSTFAAFLTRAFDQIRMSVHSGAGINFVGSHAGVSIGQDGPSQMGLEDLAMFRTLPGSTVLYPCDAVSTERLVEAMAHEPGACYLRTTRGKTPVIYGNDEEFPIGGCKVLRHSDRDVGVVVAAGVTLHEALAAYDKLHEWDIPIRVIDLYSVKPLDAETLHRVAEATGFVVTVEDHYLAGGLGEAVASALADRPVPVFQMAVDQRPRSGEPARLRKAEGISADAIVGFVSNVANSMQPTLH, from the coding sequence ATGACTCAGGATGAACGACAGCAGCTTGAAGAAGTATGCCGGTTGATGCGGGTCTGGATACTCGAGTCCTCGCACGCGGCAGGCTCAGGGCACCCGACCTCATCGTTATCGGCGTTGGAACTGATGGCCGGGCTATTCTTCACGGGCCAACTACACTACGACGCCTCCGATCCCGGTTACGTGAACAACGACCGTGTGATCTTCTCGAAAGGGCACGCCTCCCCGCTCCTCTACGCCCTGTGGGCCGCCGCCGGCGAGATCGCCGAGGATGATTTGCTCACCTACCGAGACTACGACAGTTCGCTCGAAGGGCACGCCACCAAGCGATTCGAGTTCGCCGAGGCCGCCACCGGTTCGCTCGGCCAAGGATTGTCGATCGGGGTCGGCATGGCCCTGTCGGCAAAGCAGATCGACCGGGTCCCTTACCGGACCTACGTCTTGCTCGGTGACAGCGAAATGACCGAGGGTTCGCAATGGGAAGCGATCCAAATCGCGGCCCACTACGAACTCGATAACCTCGTTGGCATGCTTGATGTCAACCGGCTCGGCCAGCGAGGCCCGACGCAATTTGGCCACGACCTCTCGGCCTACCAACAACGACTCGAAGCTTTTGGCTGGCATGTTGAAATTGTTGAGGACGGGCACGACCTCGACCAAGTTGAAACGGCCCTCGCTTTTGCCCAGAAGGTAAGCGGCAAGCCAATGATGATCATCGCCAAAACGATCAAAGGACACGGCGTCTCTTTTCTTGAGGATGAGGAAGGGTTCCATGGCAAAGCGCTCGACGACGACCAATTGAAGCGAGCGCTTGATGAAATCGGCGAGGTGGACCGCTCGGTGCGAGGTCGCATCGCTCCGCCGAAGCGCGTCGAACTCCCCCCTTTGAAGCCGCTTCCGGCGGGTCCGCTGGAGTACGCGGTCGGAGATTCGCACGCCACGCGCGACGGCTACGGTTCAGCCCTGAAAAGGCTAGCGCCGGTGCTGCCCCACCTAGTTGCGCTGGACGGAGAGGTGAGCAACTCCACCCGCGCCGATGTGCTCCGCGACGCGTACCCCGAGCGCTTCTTCGAGATGTTCATCGCCGAGCAGAACATGGCCGGCGTCGCGTTGGGCATGGCTCTGCGCGGCAAGACACCGTTCGTCTCGACGTTTGCGGCATTCCTCACTCGGGCGTTTGATCAGATCCGCATGAGCGTCCACTCGGGCGCCGGGATCAACTTTGTCGGCTCGCACGCCGGCGTGTCGATCGGTCAGGACGGTCCTTCACAAATGGGCCTGGAAGACTTGGCGATGTTCCGGACCCTGCCGGGCTCGACGGTGCTGTACCCCTGCGACGCCGTCTCGACCGAGCGGCTGGTCGAAGCGATGGCCCATGAGCCGGGCGCCTGTTATCTCCGGACCACCCGCGGTAAGACACCGGTGATCTACGGCAACGACGAGGAGTTTCCGATCGGCGGATGCAAAGTGCTGCGGCACTCCGACCGGGATGTCGGCGTCGTCGTTGCCGCTGGGGTCACGCTCCATGAGGCTCTTGCCGCTTACGACAAGCTCCACGAGTGGGACATCCCGATCCGTGTGATCGACTTGTACAGCGTCAAGCCGCTTGACGCAGAGACACTACATCGCGTCGCCGAGGCGACAGGCTTCGTGGTGACGGTCGAAGACCACTACCTCGCAGGCGGCCTGGGTGAAGCCGTCGCGTCAGCCCTGGCCGACCGCCCCGTCCCGGTCTTCCAGATGGCGGTCGATCAACGACCACGCAGCGGGGAGCCAGCTCGTCTCCGCAAGGCCGAGGGAATCTCTGCCGATGCAATTGTCGGCTTCGTCTCAAACGTCGCCAATTCAATGCAACCGACACTTCATTAG